One Deinococcus cellulosilyticus NBRC 106333 = KACC 11606 DNA segment encodes these proteins:
- a CDS encoding RtcB family protein, producing the protein MMTPKEVIDLGYQSREIKEALRAAEVAKNQKHPKAKILQDLAALKSDPQPYLDHAIYKHLAALIYQSRDRAQLIKPPLDYTIWGRENIEESAFGQMSTVMSLAPTVAGALMPDAHLGYGMPIGGVAGLENAVSPAMIGYDIACRVRISVFDEPLSGKKTLKNDKLRKILLKNTRFGAGEGWSKGDAPDHDVLDDPRWNSIAIAKQLKDKARTQIGTSGSGNHFVEFGILTLEEASQELGLDAGEYLALMSHSGSRGVGHKIATEYMKRAEKNLPNLDVPYKALAWLDLNTEDGQEYWEAMNLMGDYASANHHIIHQRIAEDLGSDIISHVENHHNFAWKEEHDGKELIVHRKGATPAGEGQLGVIPGSMTQPAYVVVGKGEEKSLTSASHGAGRKIGRRAAERTYAQKDLDRAAKEAGVEVIGAGVDEGPYCYKDVATVMEAQKDLVRTIASFQPKIVRMDSGNEDI; encoded by the coding sequence ATGATGACCCCCAAAGAAGTGATCGATCTTGGCTACCAGAGCCGTGAAATCAAAGAGGCCCTGCGTGCTGCAGAGGTCGCCAAGAACCAGAAGCACCCCAAAGCGAAGATTTTGCAGGATCTGGCTGCCCTGAAATCTGACCCTCAGCCTTACCTGGACCATGCCATTTACAAGCATCTGGCTGCTCTGATTTACCAGTCTCGTGACCGTGCCCAGCTGATCAAACCTCCGCTGGATTACACCATCTGGGGCCGCGAGAACATCGAGGAGAGCGCTTTTGGTCAGATGTCCACGGTGATGAGCCTTGCGCCCACAGTGGCTGGTGCCCTGATGCCTGATGCCCACCTGGGTTACGGCATGCCCATCGGAGGGGTGGCCGGTCTGGAAAATGCTGTCAGTCCTGCGATGATCGGTTATGACATTGCCTGCCGGGTGCGCATCAGTGTGTTCGATGAACCCCTCTCGGGCAAGAAGACCCTGAAAAACGACAAACTGCGCAAAATCCTGCTGAAAAACACCCGTTTCGGGGCTGGTGAAGGCTGGTCCAAAGGGGACGCTCCAGACCACGATGTGCTGGATGACCCCCGCTGGAACAGCATTGCCATTGCAAAACAGCTGAAAGACAAAGCCCGCACCCAGATTGGCACTTCTGGCAGTGGCAACCACTTTGTGGAGTTTGGCATTCTGACCCTGGAAGAGGCTTCTCAGGAACTGGGTCTCGACGCTGGAGAATATCTCGCCCTGATGAGCCACAGTGGTTCTCGTGGGGTGGGCCACAAGATCGCCACCGAGTACATGAAGCGTGCCGAGAAAAACCTGCCCAATCTTGATGTCCCCTATAAGGCCCTGGCCTGGCTGGACCTGAACACCGAAGACGGTCAGGAGTACTGGGAAGCCATGAACCTGATGGGGGATTACGCCAGTGCCAATCACCACATCATCCACCAGCGGATTGCTGAAGATCTGGGTTCTGACATCATCAGCCATGTGGAAAACCACCACAACTTTGCCTGGAAAGAAGAACATGATGGCAAGGAACTGATCGTGCACCGCAAAGGGGCAACCCCTGCAGGAGAAGGACAGCTTGGGGTGATTCCTGGCAGCATGACCCAGCCTGCTTATGTGGTGGTCGGCAAAGGAGAAGAAAAGAGCCTCACCAGTGCCAGCCACGGTGCCGGGCGCAAAATTGGTCGCCGTGCTGCAGAGCGCACCTATGCACAAAAAGATCTGGACCGTGCCGCAAAAGAGGCAGGGGTAGAGGTGATCGGGGCAGGGGTGGATGAAGGTCCCTATTGCTACAAAGATGTGGCCACTGTGATGGAAGCCCAGAAGGATCTGGTGCGCACCATTGCCTCCTTCCAGCCCAAAATTGTGCGGATGGACTCGGGCAACGAAGACATCTGA